In Stomoxys calcitrans chromosome 2, idStoCalc2.1, whole genome shotgun sequence, the following proteins share a genomic window:
- the LOC131994788 gene encoding uncharacterized protein LOC131994788 has product MPPKMDDANVTLNSGQMTVFQTTNVNEFNPNMESWEVWKERLEIHFCEIGCTEDNIKKSILLKSIGAVPYKVLHSLCSPDSPVRKTYDELCVILDTQYTPPTIVFSERKKFHVAVKNDGESVAEWYARVKTLALNCKFGAHLDAFILNQFVMGLPNFMFERLCEEDETLTVQSALRKAMILETKNMAKVAERDQSSVNFVNRSKPSRKNGGGGYSGNSYGGNISGGGSSGGSGSRGSGSRGNFCGSRDNNGDGERKSSCSHCGWRNHSSQSCKYKNSKCHSCGKIGHLASVCYNKKRSVNYVSNDTSNDTSDVYSLPVIIDGVKLNAVCDTGAPCTLLPLSFYENDDVKKVLRPCHVPYVDYSGDKLKLVGEYYASITFEGKTKSVVVVVVESSNPPLLGRSFLRAFNFELLQVNNVNCPNLNSVIEQLRMEFSEVFEEKLDKIEAKLRDLIATGVLEPVDNSDWGTPLVPILKPNGDFRICGDYKVTINKFLEDFKYRLPRIEEIFASLEGGELFTKLDLSNAYNQLVLDEDSQLLCAWSTHIGTLKVKRLPFGVKTAAAIIQKTMENLFRGIPYVVVYQDDITVTGKNMQEHISTLRLVLQKLQSSGLKLNLKKSEFFKSKILYLGFNIDKNGLSKNND; this is encoded by the exons ATGCCGCCAAAAATGGATGATGCAAATGTGACTCTAAATAGTGGTCAAATGACGGTGTTCCAAACAACGAATGTGAACGAGTTCAACCCTAATATGGAATCTTGGGAAGTGTGGAAAGAGCGCCTTGAAATCCATTTCTGTGAAATTGGTTGCACAGAGGacaacataaaaaaatcgattttgttGAAGTCGATTGGTGCAGTGCCGTATAAAGTGCTACATAGTTTATGCAGCCCTGATTCCCCTGTTCGTAAGACGTATGATGAGCTGTGTGTGATATTGGACACACAATATACTCCACCAACGATCGTTTTTAGTGAGCGGAAGAAGTTTCATGTGGCAGTTAAGAATGATGGCGAGTCTGTTGCTGAGTGGTATGCTCGTGTGAAGACCCTAGCACTTAATTGCAAATTTGGAGCCCATTTAGATGCATTCATCTTAAACCAATTTGTAATGggtttgccaaattttatgttCGAGAGGCTATGTGAGGAAGATGAAACTCTAACGGTGCAAAGTGCGTTGAGAAAAGCTATGATATTGGAAACAAAAAACATGGCGAAAGTAGCAGAAAGGGATCAAAGTTCAGTAAACTTTGTTAACAGATCGAAGCCTTCGAGAAAAAATGGCGGTGGTGGTTACAGCGGCAATAGTTATGGCGGTAACATAAGTGGTGGTGGCAGCAGCGGTGGTAGCGGTAGCAGAGGCAGTGGCAGCAGAGGAAATTTTTGTGGCAGCAGAGACAATAACGGCGACGGTGAAAGAAAATCATCGTGCTCTCATTGTGGTTGGCGTAACCATAGCTCGCAGTCTTGTAAATACAAGAACAGCAAGTGTCATTCCTGTGGAAAAATTGGCCATTTGGCATCTGTTTGCTACAATAAAAAGAGAAGTGTTAATTACGTTTCTAATGACACTAGTAATGACACTAGTGACGTGTATTCCCTTCCAGTAATAATTGATGGTGTCAAATTGAATGCTGTGTGTGATACAGGTGCGCCATGTACATTGTTGCCTTTGTCGTTTTATGAAAACGACGATGTTAAGAAGGTTCTTCGTCCATGCCATGTACCATATGTGGATTATAGCGGAGACAAATTGAAGCTGGTTGGTGAATATTATGCCTCAATTACTTTTGAAGGTAAAACTAAatctgtagttgttgttgttgttgagtcATCGAATCCCCCATTACTTGGACGTTCGTTTTTACGTGCTTTCAACTTTGAATTGCTGCAAGTGAACAATGTAAATTGCCCAAATTTAAATTCCGTGATCGAGCAGTTGAGAATGGAATTTTCTGAGGTTTTTGAGGAAAAATTGG ACAAGATTGAGGCGAAATTACGCGATTTAATTGCGACTGGTGTGTTGGAACCAGTAGATAACTCCGATTGGGGTACACCTTTAGTACCAATTTTGAAACCAAATGGCGATTTTCGCATTTGTGGAGACTATAAAGTCACAATTAATAAGTTTTTGGAGGATTTCAAGTATCGTTTGCCTCGGattgaagaaatttttgctTCTTTGGAGGGTGGTGAACTTTTCACTAAACTTGATTTGTCGAATGCCTACAATCAACTTGTTCTTGATGAGGATTCCCAACTGTTGTGTGCGTGGAGTACGCACATTGGAACTTTAAAAGTAAAACGTTTACCTTTTGGTGTTAAGACAGCAGCAGCTATTATTCAAAAAACTATGGAAAATCTATTCAGAGGAATTCCATATGTTGTAGTATATCAAGATGATATTACAGTCACTGGTAAAAATATGCAGGAACACATAAGTACGTTGCGTTTGGTTCTACAAAAATTACAAAGTTCTGGATTAAAACTGAATTTAAAGAAGTCTGAATTTTTCAAATCCAAAATATTGTATTTGGGTTTTAATATTGATAAAAATGGACTTAGCAAAAATAATGATTGA
- the LOC131994787 gene encoding uncharacterized protein K02A2.6-like — protein MASARMQRWALILSGFNYTVEHVKGVQNEADAISRMPQRNFESNNIEYSYINFIENEENFNLNFKTVSRETRRDTVLSKVVECIASGTLHNLKDDLYTPYREKDTQLSVENDCVLWGYRIVIPEKLRSAILTELHRSHLGIVKTKALARSYIWWPGLDKDIEDLIRNYIHCQKLQSSPEKSSLIPWVSDGSVWSRIHIDYAGPIKNFHFFIIIDAFSKFVEVFKTKDLTTAFTIRKLRELFSRYGLVDTLVSDNGPQFTSYEFKNFLALNGIKHVLTPPGHPSTNGQAENFVKTFKKSILANLDQNKDANLDQILCRFLMDYRNMKHCTTTESPAMLFFGRKLKTRFSLLKPPTTKQNILKSQDNNLVHHNGNRKEFFFEGETVLVRDYRNPNKPSWTKANAFKFDQRFHMKTFIQKYDQGLFLNRAGLLLQCDGFDSVGRLGFPSKQDTNAAPRSNNTVTKYHYLRC, from the exons ATGGCCTCAGCACGTATGCAACGCTGGGCACTGATTTTATCCGGTTTTAATTACACCGTTGAACATGTTAAGGGAGTGCAAAATGAAGCTGATGCTATTTCTAGAATGCCCCAAAGAAATTTTGAGAGCAATAATATTGAATATTCCtatataaatttcatagaaaatgagGAAAATTTCAACTTGAATTTCAAGACTGTATCTCGTGAAACGAGACGTGACACTGTTTTGTCAAAAGTAGTAGAATGTATTGCAAGTGGAACCCTGCACAATTTAAAAGATGATTTGTATACGCCATATCGTGAAAAAGATACACAACTTTCTGTCGAAAATGATTGCGTTCTGTGGGGATACAGAATCGTAATTCCAGAGAAACTGAGATCTGCAATCTTAACAGAATTACATCGTTCCCATTTGGGAATTGTAAAAACAAAGGCTTTGGCTAGATCGTATATATGGTGGCCTGGTCTTGATAAAGATATCGAAGATTTAATCAGGAATTATATTCATTGTCAAAAATTGCAATCCAGCCCGGAAAAGAGCAGCCTAATTCCATGGGTGTCTGATGGTTCTGTGTGGAGCAGAATACACATTGATTATGCTGGCccgattaaaaattttcatttcttcaTTATCATCGATGCTTTTTCAAAATTCGTCGAAGTATTTAAAACCAAAGATTTAACAACTGCTTTTACAATTAGAAAGCTGAGAGAACTGTTCTCACGCTATGGTTTGGTTGACACGCTCGTTAGTGACAACGGACCACAGTTCACATCATATGAATTCAAGAATTTCTTGGCCTTAAATGGTATAAAACATGTCTTGACTCCTCCGGGACATCCGTCCACAAATGGTCaagcagaaaattttgtcaaaacttttaaaaagtCTATTTTAGCAAATTTAGACCAAAACAAAGATgccaatttggatcaaatattATGTCGTTTCCTAATGGATTACAGAAACATGAAACATTGCACAACAACTGAATCTCCAGCTATGCTGTTCTTTGGCAGGAAACTGAAAACCAGATTTAGTCTTCTAAAACccccaacaacaaaacaaaacatactTAAGTCTCAAGACAACAACTTAGTTCATCACAACGGTAATcgcaaagagtttttttttgaaggtGAAACTGTGTTAGTACGCGATTATCGAAATCCAAATAAACCTAGTTGGACTAAGGCA AATGCCTTTAAATTCGACCAACGTTTCCATATGAAGACTTTCATCCAAAAATATGACCAGGGATTATTCCTTAATAGAGCTGGCCTGCTCCTTCAATGCGATGGTTTCGATTCCGTTGGCCGCTTGGGGTTTCCTTCAAAGCAAGACACAAACGCAGCACCACGTTCAAACAATACCGTCACTAAGTATCATTACTTACGTTGTTAA